One window from the genome of [Mycobacterium] stephanolepidis encodes:
- the pssA gene encoding CDP-diacylglycerol--serine O-phosphatidyltransferase — protein MNLAASSKRPVHIRILPSVMTVLAICGGLSSIKFAFDGKPYISLTLIAAAAILDGLDGRIARLLDATSRMGAEIDSLADAVNFGVAPAVVLYISLLSDTPTAWVFSLLYAVCIVLRLARFNTLLDDDSQPAFTKEYFVGVPSPAGALMVLAPLAAFLQFGDGWWSSVWAICAWMVFVSMLIVSQIPTAAMKSVSVPPRMVVLLLALVTVAAAGLLQYPYVLLLILIVVYLAHIPFAWRSQRWVAARPESWDAKPKERRDLRRDQRRDQRRAFRQAALPKRRTAERLGLRRPGRPR, from the coding sequence ATGAACCTAGCCGCGTCCTCCAAGCGCCCTGTACACATCCGGATCCTGCCGAGTGTGATGACGGTGCTGGCGATCTGCGGTGGTCTGTCCTCGATCAAGTTCGCGTTCGACGGAAAGCCCTACATCTCACTGACCCTGATCGCCGCGGCAGCGATCCTCGACGGTCTCGACGGCAGGATCGCCCGGCTGTTGGACGCGACATCGCGAATGGGCGCAGAGATCGACTCGCTGGCCGACGCGGTGAACTTCGGTGTCGCGCCCGCGGTGGTGCTGTACATCTCGTTGTTGTCGGATACCCCGACAGCATGGGTCTTTTCGCTTCTCTACGCGGTGTGCATCGTGCTGCGGCTGGCTCGCTTCAACACCTTGCTCGACGACGATTCTCAGCCCGCGTTCACCAAGGAGTATTTCGTCGGAGTCCCCTCTCCCGCCGGCGCGCTGATGGTGCTGGCCCCGTTGGCGGCCTTCCTGCAGTTCGGCGACGGCTGGTGGTCGTCGGTATGGGCGATATGCGCGTGGATGGTGTTCGTGTCCATGCTCATCGTCAGCCAGATCCCCACCGCGGCCATGAAATCCGTCTCCGTGCCGCCCCGCATGGTGGTCCTGCTGCTCGCGCTTGTGACGGTGGCCGCGGCTGGGCTGCTGCAATACCCGTACGTACTGCTGCTGATTTTGATCGTTGTCTACCTGGCTCACATCCCGTTCGCCTGGCGCAGTCAACGCTGGGTGGCGGCCCGACCCGAGTCGTGGGATGCCAAACCCAAGGAACGCCGGGATCTACGCCGCGATCAGCGCCGGGACCAGCGCCGCGCCTTCCGGCAAGCCGCGCTCCCCAAGCGGCGCACGGCGGAACGTCTGGGGCTGCGCCGGCCCGG
- a CDS encoding phosphatidylserine decarboxylase, whose amino-acid sequence MARRPRPVGSEPDSGIPHIVELIRSTIPPIHPAGLPFIAGGVGLAGLGFKNRWIRGTGLALAGACAGFFRHPPRIPPNRADVVVAAADGQICLVDRAVPPPELGLPAEPLPRISIFLSVFDVHVQRVPVAGEATAVIHRSGQFLSADRAEASVANERNSVQIRTRTGHDVVVVQIAGLIARRIICHAKVGDQLSIGDTYGLIRFGSRVDTYLPEGSKILVQPGQRAVGAETVLAELPSSTDNA is encoded by the coding sequence GTGGCAAGACGCCCCCGCCCCGTAGGTTCCGAGCCGGACTCCGGCATCCCGCATATCGTCGAACTCATCCGCTCGACGATCCCACCGATCCACCCGGCAGGACTCCCGTTCATCGCCGGTGGCGTAGGGCTGGCGGGACTTGGGTTCAAGAATCGTTGGATTCGCGGAACCGGGCTGGCGCTCGCGGGCGCGTGCGCCGGATTCTTCCGGCATCCCCCGCGTATCCCACCCAACCGTGCCGATGTGGTGGTGGCCGCGGCTGATGGCCAGATCTGCTTGGTCGACCGCGCGGTGCCTCCGCCGGAACTCGGGTTGCCCGCCGAGCCGCTCCCCCGCATCAGCATCTTTCTGTCGGTGTTCGATGTTCACGTGCAGCGGGTCCCCGTCGCCGGCGAGGCGACGGCTGTCATCCACCGCAGTGGGCAGTTCCTGTCGGCCGATCGTGCCGAGGCAAGCGTCGCCAACGAACGCAACAGCGTGCAGATCCGTACCCGCACCGGGCACGATGTGGTGGTGGTTCAGATCGCCGGGCTCATCGCACGCCGCATCATCTGTCACGCCAAGGTCGGTGACCAGTTGTCCATCGGCGATACCTACGGATTGATCCGATTCGGTTCCCGGGTGGACACCTACCTGCCCGAGGGGTCGAAGATTCTCGTCCAGCCAGGACAACGAGCCGTGGGCGCCGAGACTGTGCTGGCCGAGCTGCCCTCCTCCACAGATAACGCGTAA
- the moeA gene encoding molybdopterin molybdotransferase MoeA, whose amino-acid sequence MRSVAEHQQVVAGLIQAPALVRVPVGAAERLVLAADVIAPLNLPVFDNSAMDGYAVYRDDLAGASPTNPVTLPVTEDIPAGRTDILTLKPGTAHRIMTGAPLPAGATAVVPVEVTDGGTETVIITEEPRAGQHIRSAGEDVRVGDTVLSAGTRLMAPALGLAAALGLEELTVRPRLRVVIASTGSELVPPGTDLKPGQIYESNAIMLAAAVQEAGADAVVAPTVADDVEQFLAVLDEFGAQADLVITTGGVSAGAYEVVKDALTDAGVQFVSVAMQPGKPQGAGHVNGVPVLTLPGNPVSALVSFEVFIREPLRAAMGLAPARVRHEAVLTDPITAPAGKRQFRRGCWDADKGSVTAVGPPASHHLRWLAASNCLLDIPEDVTELAAGTTVSVWNLS is encoded by the coding sequence ATGCGTTCCGTCGCCGAACACCAGCAAGTCGTCGCGGGATTGATCCAGGCGCCCGCGCTTGTCCGGGTACCGGTCGGTGCGGCCGAGCGACTGGTCCTGGCAGCCGACGTCATCGCGCCACTGAATCTGCCGGTGTTCGACAACTCGGCGATGGATGGGTATGCGGTCTACCGCGACGACCTCGCAGGGGCTTCGCCCACCAATCCGGTGACACTTCCGGTCACCGAGGACATCCCGGCCGGGCGCACCGACATACTGACGCTCAAACCCGGTACCGCGCACCGGATCATGACGGGTGCACCCCTTCCTGCCGGTGCCACCGCGGTGGTGCCCGTCGAAGTCACCGACGGCGGCACCGAAACCGTGATCATCACCGAAGAACCCCGTGCCGGCCAACACATCCGATCCGCCGGCGAGGATGTACGGGTTGGCGACACGGTACTGAGCGCCGGTACCCGGCTCATGGCTCCGGCGTTGGGGCTGGCGGCGGCACTCGGGCTCGAGGAGCTCACCGTGCGTCCGCGCCTGCGGGTGGTCATCGCCTCCACCGGCAGCGAGTTGGTGCCCCCGGGCACCGACCTCAAGCCCGGGCAGATCTACGAATCCAACGCCATCATGCTCGCCGCCGCGGTCCAGGAGGCCGGGGCCGACGCCGTGGTGGCGCCGACCGTCGCCGACGACGTCGAGCAATTCCTCGCAGTACTCGACGAATTCGGCGCCCAGGCCGACCTGGTGATCACCACCGGTGGGGTCAGCGCCGGAGCCTATGAGGTGGTCAAGGATGCACTCACCGACGCGGGTGTCCAGTTCGTCTCGGTGGCCATGCAGCCCGGCAAACCGCAGGGAGCCGGACACGTCAACGGTGTCCCGGTGCTCACCCTGCCCGGCAATCCCGTGAGCGCACTGGTGTCGTTCGAGGTGTTCATTCGCGAGCCGCTGCGCGCAGCGATGGGGCTCGCGCCCGCGCGGGTGCGCCACGAGGCGGTCCTCACCGATCCGATCACGGCGCCCGCGGGTAAGCGGCAGTTCCGCCGCGGATGCTGGGACGCCGACAAAGGGTCCGTGACGGCTGTCGGACCTCCCGCATCGCATCATCTGAGATGGCTGGCGGCCTCGAACTGCCTGCTGGACATCCCCGAAGATGTCACCGAACTCGCGGCGGGGACAACCGTCAGCGTGTGGAATCTGAGCTGA
- a CDS encoding HAD-IIA family hydrolase, with amino-acid sequence MTVGGVLFDIDGVLVTSWEPIDGAAQALKALEGDDVRRCFLTNTTSRTRVQIAELLTAAGLAVPADEVITAAMLTADHVIAQHPGARCYLLNDGDITADMPGVDFVASLSDDPDVIILGGAGPQFDHVALSRVYDLMAQGTPVVAMHRNAVWSTREGLRVDTGVYLAGMEQISGRKAVAVGKPAPAGFQLAAERMGCEPDQVVMVGDDLHVDVLAAQVVGMTGVLVRTGKFRQDTLDRWAADQYSMQPAYVIDSIADLPSLLSDL; translated from the coding sequence ATGACCGTCGGCGGAGTGCTCTTCGATATCGACGGGGTCCTGGTGACCTCGTGGGAGCCGATCGACGGCGCCGCGCAGGCCCTCAAGGCGCTGGAGGGCGACGACGTTCGTCGTTGCTTCTTGACCAACACCACCTCGCGTACCCGCGTACAGATCGCGGAGCTGCTCACCGCCGCGGGCCTGGCGGTGCCCGCCGACGAGGTGATTACCGCCGCCATGCTGACCGCCGATCATGTGATCGCCCAGCACCCCGGCGCCCGGTGTTATCTGCTGAACGACGGGGATATCACCGCCGATATGCCCGGGGTCGACTTCGTCGCATCCCTCTCCGATGATCCCGACGTGATCATTCTTGGTGGGGCCGGTCCGCAGTTCGATCACGTGGCACTGAGCCGGGTGTACGACCTGATGGCTCAGGGAACTCCGGTGGTCGCGATGCATCGCAACGCGGTGTGGAGCACGCGCGAGGGATTGCGCGTCGATACCGGTGTGTACCTGGCGGGGATGGAGCAGATTTCGGGGCGCAAGGCAGTCGCGGTCGGCAAGCCCGCCCCGGCGGGGTTTCAGCTGGCCGCCGAGCGGATGGGGTGCGAGCCGGATCAAGTCGTGATGGTGGGCGACGACCTGCATGTGGATGTGCTGGCGGCCCAGGTCGTCGGGATGACGGGTGTGCTGGTGCGCACCGGGAAGTTCCGTCAAGACACCCTCGACAGATGGGCAGCCGATCAGTATTCGATGCAACCCGCGTACGTCATTGATTCGATCGCCGATTTGCCGTCCTTGTTGTCGGACTTGTGA
- a CDS encoding VOC family protein, producing the protein MIDHFGINCADLPTAAAFYDKVLGVLGYTRQMDFGVAIGYGTAGKPDFWIGGGDAAGGPNREIHVAFSAESTEKVDEFFTTATGEGAEALHAPRLWPEYHPGYYGAFVRDPDGNNVEAVFHGAAPA; encoded by the coding sequence ATGATCGACCACTTCGGTATCAACTGCGCGGACCTGCCGACCGCGGCCGCGTTCTATGACAAGGTGCTCGGGGTTCTCGGGTACACGCGACAGATGGATTTCGGTGTCGCCATCGGTTACGGGACCGCGGGAAAACCTGACTTTTGGATCGGCGGCGGCGATGCCGCGGGCGGCCCCAATCGTGAGATCCACGTTGCCTTCTCGGCCGAGAGCACAGAGAAGGTCGACGAGTTCTTCACGACGGCGACGGGTGAAGGCGCCGAGGCACTTCATGCGCCGCGGCTATGGCCCGAGTATCACCCGGGCTATTACGGCGCGTTCGTCCGCGACCCTGACGGCAACAACGTCGAGGCGGTGTTTCACGGAGCGGCGCCCGCCTAA
- a CDS encoding MspA family porin codes for MAVADPLPVADVSQSADTDDSWHLSAALSRMTINSVPNMAATAFTREGFVTGKALASIDGNGAVPVNSGTLVMGLQLGCQIDLSEGGSVDVGADAGVSPGFSGGSNLLAMVGPYAEVNGSISVNLLPGTIKNIVLGKKALKGRTGEIVVHDAHVKVDACGGPVSIRFFTTALIDTDKSDDSVNVYGDILSL; via the coding sequence GTGGCTGTGGCAGACCCGCTGCCGGTCGCCGACGTCAGCCAGTCGGCCGATACCGACGACAGCTGGCATCTGAGTGCTGCGCTGTCGCGGATGACTATCAACTCTGTGCCGAACATGGCCGCCACAGCATTCACACGAGAGGGGTTTGTCACCGGCAAGGCCCTCGCCAGCATCGACGGCAACGGTGCGGTTCCGGTCAACTCCGGCACCCTCGTCATGGGGCTGCAGCTGGGCTGCCAGATCGATCTCAGCGAGGGCGGAAGCGTCGACGTCGGCGCCGACGCGGGAGTCAGTCCCGGCTTCTCCGGTGGCAGCAATCTGCTGGCCATGGTCGGCCCCTATGCGGAGGTCAACGGGAGCATCTCGGTCAACCTGCTTCCGGGGACCATCAAGAACATCGTGCTGGGCAAGAAGGCACTCAAAGGACGCACCGGCGAAATCGTGGTTCACGATGCCCATGTGAAAGTCGACGCCTGCGGCGGACCGGTCTCCATCCGGTTCTTCACGACGGCGCTGATCGACACCGACAAGTCCGACGACAGCGTGAACGTGTACGGGGACATTCTTTCGCTATGA
- a CDS encoding SDR family NAD(P)-dependent oxidoreductase has product MTAHWTTADIPDQAGRVAIITGANTGLGLETARALAAAGSQVVLAVRDLDKGAAAVEEIGKAAPAGNVALQRLDLSSLSDIRSAAEQLGAKYPQIDLLINNAGVMYPPKGNTADGFELQFGTNHLGHFALTGLLLENLTAVRGSRVVTVSSNGHKFRAAIHFDDLQWERSYTRVGAYAQSKLANLLFTYELQRRLEAAGAETAALAAHPGASGTELMRHITFGPEALSAAALKLAQSPAMGALPSLRAATDPTAVGGQYYGPSGFGELRGYPKVVKSTRQSHDRALQQRLWSVSEELTGVKFPV; this is encoded by the coding sequence GTGACCGCACACTGGACCACCGCCGACATTCCCGACCAGGCTGGACGCGTCGCCATCATCACCGGTGCCAACACCGGACTGGGCCTGGAGACGGCCCGCGCGTTGGCGGCCGCGGGGTCGCAGGTGGTTCTTGCGGTCCGCGATCTGGACAAGGGTGCTGCCGCTGTCGAAGAGATCGGGAAGGCCGCGCCCGCAGGCAACGTGGCGCTGCAGCGCCTGGATCTGTCTTCACTCTCGGATATCCGTTCTGCTGCTGAACAATTGGGCGCCAAATATCCACAGATCGATCTGCTCATCAATAACGCCGGAGTGATGTATCCGCCGAAGGGCAACACCGCGGACGGGTTTGAGCTGCAGTTCGGCACCAACCATCTGGGACATTTCGCCCTTACCGGTCTGCTGCTGGAGAACCTGACGGCGGTGCGTGGCTCGCGCGTCGTAACCGTCAGTAGTAACGGCCATAAGTTCAGGGCTGCAATACATTTCGATGACTTGCAGTGGGAACGCAGTTACACTCGGGTGGGGGCTTACGCCCAGTCCAAACTCGCCAATCTCTTGTTCACCTACGAGCTGCAGCGGCGCCTTGAAGCCGCGGGGGCGGAGACGGCGGCGTTGGCCGCGCATCCCGGTGCGTCGGGTACCGAGTTGATGCGTCACATCACGTTCGGTCCGGAGGCGCTCAGTGCGGCGGCGTTGAAACTGGCCCAGAGCCCGGCGATGGGCGCCTTGCCCAGTCTGCGTGCTGCTACGGACCCAACCGCCGTCGGTGGCCAGTACTACGGGCCTTCGGGCTTTGGGGAACTCCGCGGGTATCCGAAGGTGGTGAAGTCCACTAGGCAGTCACATGATCGGGCTCTGCAACAACGGCTTTGGTCTGTCTCGGAAGAACTGACGGGAGTGAAGTTCCCCGTCTAA
- a CDS encoding DEAD/DEAH box helicase, with protein sequence MRAVEVPSTHTLRGWQRRALVRYLAAKPRDFLAVATPGSGKTRFALRIATELLADGTVDKITVVVPTEHLKVQWAQSATSFGLSLDPRFSNSDAQNSSEYHGVVVTYAQVASHPTRHRVRTENHRTLVIFDEIHHAGDAKSWGEAVREAFDDATRRLSLTGTPFRSDDSPIPFINYEPDGAGFQRSQADHTYGYSEALADGVVRPVVFMAYSGEARWRDSAGEEHAARLGEPLSAEQTARAWRTTLDPNGDWIPAVLRAAHARLQQKRNGGMTDAGAMIIASDQKAARAYAKLLTTITGREPTVVLSDDPKSSDRIAQFAIDGSEWLVAVRMVSEGVDVPRLAVGVYATSASTPLFFAQAIGRYVRSRTPGETASIFLPSVPTLLELASLLEEQRNHVLGKPHREPMGDEEPVERKRTEPGEEEKGFESLSASAELDQVIFDGASFGTATPAGSEEEAEYLGIPGLLDPNQMRDLLRRRQEEQLTKRTASGEVPPEITSTHGQLRELRRELNALVSATHFKSGKPHGWIHNELRRRCGGPPVAAATRDQLKERIVAVRTLHREL encoded by the coding sequence GTGCGGGCTGTAGAGGTGCCCAGCACCCATACATTGCGGGGCTGGCAGCGCAGGGCATTAGTGCGGTACTTGGCCGCCAAGCCCCGAGATTTCCTGGCGGTCGCGACCCCGGGATCAGGGAAAACAAGGTTTGCCCTGCGAATTGCTACCGAGCTGCTGGCCGACGGTACGGTCGACAAGATCACCGTCGTGGTGCCGACAGAACACCTCAAGGTCCAGTGGGCTCAGTCGGCCACCTCCTTCGGGCTCTCCCTGGACCCGAGATTCAGCAACTCGGACGCACAGAACTCCTCGGAGTACCACGGGGTCGTGGTCACCTATGCGCAGGTGGCAAGTCACCCCACCCGGCACCGGGTTCGCACGGAGAACCACCGCACTTTGGTGATCTTCGACGAGATCCACCACGCCGGAGATGCCAAAAGCTGGGGGGAAGCGGTCCGCGAAGCCTTCGACGACGCGACGCGGCGCCTCTCATTGACCGGAACCCCGTTCCGCAGTGACGACAGCCCCATCCCTTTCATCAACTACGAGCCCGACGGCGCGGGCTTCCAGCGCTCGCAAGCCGACCACACCTACGGCTACTCCGAGGCGCTGGCCGACGGCGTGGTGCGTCCCGTGGTCTTCATGGCGTACTCGGGCGAGGCTCGTTGGCGTGACAGTGCCGGCGAGGAACATGCCGCCCGTCTCGGCGAGCCGCTGTCCGCCGAGCAGACCGCACGCGCCTGGCGCACGACCTTGGACCCCAACGGCGACTGGATACCCGCGGTGCTGCGCGCCGCCCACGCGCGGCTACAGCAGAAACGCAACGGGGGCATGACCGATGCCGGGGCCATGATCATCGCCTCCGATCAGAAGGCCGCCCGCGCCTACGCGAAGCTGCTGACCACCATCACCGGTAGAGAACCCACCGTGGTGCTGTCCGACGATCCCAAATCCTCGGACCGCATCGCCCAATTCGCCATCGACGGCAGCGAGTGGCTGGTGGCCGTGCGCATGGTGTCCGAGGGAGTCGACGTGCCGCGTCTGGCCGTCGGCGTCTACGCGACAAGTGCCTCCACCCCACTGTTCTTCGCCCAGGCCATCGGGCGGTACGTGCGCTCCCGGACACCGGGTGAAACGGCGAGTATCTTCCTGCCCTCGGTGCCGACGTTGCTCGAGCTCGCCAGCCTGCTGGAAGAACAGCGCAATCACGTGCTCGGCAAGCCGCATCGCGAACCGATGGGCGATGAGGAGCCGGTGGAGCGCAAGCGCACCGAGCCGGGCGAGGAAGAGAAGGGCTTCGAATCGCTCAGTGCCAGCGCCGAACTGGATCAGGTGATCTTCGACGGGGCATCCTTTGGCACCGCGACGCCCGCGGGCAGCGAGGAGGAAGCCGAGTATCTTGGCATTCCCGGCCTGCTCGATCCGAATCAGATGCGAGATCTGTTGCGGCGCAGGCAAGAAGAGCAGCTCACCAAGCGCACCGCCTCCGGCGAGGTGCCCCCGGAGATCACTTCGACACACGGCCAACTGCGCGAGCTACGTCGCGAGCTCAATGCTCTGGTGTCGGCCACACACTTCAAATCGGGTAAACCGCACGGCTGGATTCATAACGAGCTGCGCAGGCGATGCGGAGGCCCCCCGGTGGCCGCGGCCACCCGCGATCAGCTCAAGGAACGCATCGTCGCCGTACGCACCCTGCATCGGGAGCTCTAA
- a CDS encoding SDR family NAD(P)-dependent oxidoreductase → MTKWSTTDIPDQTDRVAIITGANTGLGLETAKALAAHGAHVVLAVRNTEKGKAAADAITAAHSNADVTLQPLDLSSLESVRRATDELKSRYDKIDLLINNAGVMWTEKSTTADGFELQFGTNHLGHYAFTGLLLDHLLPVEGSRVVTVSSIGHRIRAGIHFDDLQWERDYNRVAAYGQSKLANLLFTYELQRRLAGTNTAALAAHPGGSNTELARNSPLWVRAVFNVVAPLLVQGADMGALPTLRAATDPAALGGQYYGPDGFAEQRGNPKVVASSEQSYDLDLQRRLWSVSEELTDVVFPVK, encoded by the coding sequence ATGACCAAATGGAGTACCACCGACATCCCCGATCAGACCGACCGCGTCGCGATCATCACCGGTGCCAACACCGGCCTCGGGCTGGAGACAGCCAAGGCGCTCGCCGCGCACGGCGCCCACGTCGTACTCGCGGTGCGCAACACAGAGAAGGGAAAGGCCGCAGCCGACGCGATCACCGCGGCCCACTCGAACGCCGACGTGACCCTGCAGCCGTTGGACCTTTCCTCACTGGAATCCGTACGTCGGGCCACTGACGAGCTCAAGTCGCGCTACGACAAGATCGACCTGCTGATCAACAACGCCGGGGTCATGTGGACGGAGAAGTCCACCACCGCCGACGGCTTCGAGCTGCAGTTCGGCACCAATCACCTGGGTCACTACGCATTCACCGGCCTGCTCCTGGACCACCTGCTACCCGTCGAAGGTTCACGCGTGGTGACCGTCTCCAGCATCGGGCACCGCATTCGCGCCGGAATCCACTTCGATGACCTGCAATGGGAACGCGACTACAACCGGGTCGCGGCCTATGGGCAGTCGAAGCTGGCCAACCTGTTGTTCACCTACGAACTGCAGCGGCGCCTGGCTGGCACCAATACGGCAGCCCTGGCCGCACACCCCGGCGGCTCCAACACCGAGCTGGCCCGCAACTCCCCGCTGTGGGTCCGGGCCGTTTTCAACGTCGTGGCGCCATTGCTGGTCCAGGGGGCGGATATGGGTGCGCTGCCCACATTGCGGGCCGCCACCGACCCCGCAGCCCTGGGCGGCCAGTACTACGGACCGGACGGATTCGCCGAACAACGCGGTAACCCCAAGGTCGTCGCATCGAGCGAGCAATCCTATGACCTCGATTTGCAGCGTCGGTTGTGGTCGGTATCTGAGGAACTCACCGACGTGGTCTTCCCGGTGAAGTGA
- a CDS encoding TetR/AcrR family transcriptional regulator, which produces MDQPARPLRADAARNRARVLEVAYQTFAEEGLGVPIDEIARRAGVGAGTVYRHFPAKEDLYRAVAEDRMSTVIGKGRELLESADPGEALFGFLRVMVEWGGTDQGLVDALAGAGVSVEALIPQIEESFYAVLGDLVRAAQQAGTVRSDIGVHEVKALLVGCQAMQSYNKEVSQQVTDVVFDGLRPRR; this is translated from the coding sequence ATGGATCAACCTGCCCGGCCCCTGCGCGCTGACGCCGCCCGCAACCGTGCGCGGGTCCTTGAGGTTGCCTATCAAACGTTCGCCGAGGAGGGCCTTGGCGTCCCGATCGACGAGATCGCGCGGCGCGCGGGAGTGGGTGCCGGGACCGTCTACCGGCATTTTCCGGCCAAGGAGGACCTGTATCGGGCCGTTGCGGAAGATCGGATGAGCACGGTGATCGGCAAGGGGCGCGAGCTACTGGAGTCGGCCGACCCGGGTGAGGCGCTGTTCGGATTCCTACGCGTGATGGTCGAGTGGGGCGGGACCGATCAAGGATTGGTGGACGCCCTGGCCGGCGCAGGTGTCAGTGTCGAAGCTCTTATCCCGCAGATCGAGGAATCCTTCTATGCGGTCCTGGGCGATTTGGTGCGGGCTGCACAGCAGGCGGGCACGGTGCGCTCCGACATCGGCGTGCACGAGGTAAAGGCACTCCTGGTCGGCTGTCAGGCCATGCAGAGCTACAACAAAGAGGTCTCACAGCAGGTCACCGACGTTGTCTTTGACGGGCTGCGGCCGCGTCGTTAG
- a CDS encoding anti-sigma factor family protein, producing MNCDDLVELITEYLDNSLSPVKRAKLEAHLLECDGCVNYLNQYKSTVSILSQIPQDGPSEALRERLLAGFRERQP from the coding sequence ATGAACTGCGACGATCTCGTCGAACTGATCACGGAGTACCTGGACAATTCACTATCACCGGTCAAGCGCGCGAAGCTTGAGGCACACCTGTTGGAGTGCGACGGATGCGTGAACTACCTGAACCAGTACAAGTCCACCGTGTCGATCTTGAGCCAGATACCGCAGGACGGCCCCAGTGAGGCTCTGCGAGAGAGACTGCTCGCCGGCTTTCGCGAACGGCAACCTTGA
- a CDS encoding RNA polymerase sigma factor, with the protein MHSRDAEAALVASLQTGDEGAFAQVVDAHTPAMLHLARSYVRSREIAEEVVQETWLALCKGIGAFEGRSSLRTWLFTILINIAKERGSRERRDTAKAIAAFTGGTVDPGRFQDTGEWVGHWRDDAAPHSFPETPENLVLSEELVAHVVLQLDGLPEMQRVVVTMRDLLGLDSKEVAQHLGITSANQRVLLHRGRAAVRQGLEDYMKDVS; encoded by the coding sequence ATGCACTCACGCGACGCTGAAGCAGCCCTCGTCGCTTCGCTACAAACCGGCGACGAGGGGGCATTCGCGCAGGTTGTGGACGCGCATACTCCCGCGATGCTGCACCTCGCGCGCAGTTATGTGAGAAGCCGCGAGATCGCCGAGGAGGTGGTGCAGGAGACCTGGCTCGCGTTGTGCAAGGGCATCGGCGCCTTCGAAGGTCGATCGTCACTGCGCACCTGGCTGTTCACCATCCTGATCAACATCGCCAAAGAACGGGGCAGCCGCGAACGTCGCGATACCGCGAAGGCCATTGCGGCATTTACCGGAGGGACCGTCGACCCGGGCCGTTTCCAGGACACCGGCGAGTGGGTGGGCCACTGGCGCGACGACGCCGCCCCTCATTCGTTTCCCGAGACGCCGGAGAACCTGGTGCTCTCCGAAGAGCTGGTCGCCCATGTCGTTCTGCAACTCGACGGGCTGCCGGAGATGCAGCGCGTTGTGGTGACGATGCGCGACCTACTGGGACTCGACTCGAAGGAGGTCGCCCAACACCTGGGAATCACCTCGGCCAACCAACGCGTGCTCCTGCATCGCGGACGGGCGGCAGTGCGCCAAGGGCTTGAGGACTACATGAAGGACGTGAGCTAA
- a CDS encoding YkgB family protein, giving the protein MITAQLQRHIEPDAPLARGGVALARYGLAIVIAWIGMLKFTEFEANGIVPLVSHSPLTSWVYTIFSVTAFSSLLGIVEITIAVLLSVKPWLPRLSAVGSLMAIGMFATTVSFLVSTPGVFESAAGGFPVLSSTGQFLIKDVALLGISAWTLVDALTRR; this is encoded by the coding sequence ATGATCACCGCACAGCTTCAGCGTCACATCGAACCGGATGCGCCGTTGGCGCGCGGCGGGGTCGCCCTGGCGCGTTATGGGCTCGCGATCGTCATCGCGTGGATCGGCATGCTGAAGTTCACCGAATTCGAGGCCAACGGCATCGTGCCGCTGGTGTCCCACAGTCCGCTGACGTCCTGGGTGTACACCATCTTCTCGGTCACCGCGTTCTCATCGCTACTCGGAATCGTGGAAATCACGATCGCAGTCCTGCTGTCCGTCAAGCCGTGGTTGCCCCGGCTCTCAGCCGTCGGCAGCCTCATGGCCATCGGCATGTTCGCCACGACTGTGAGCTTTCTGGTCAGCACACCGGGGGTGTTCGAGAGCGCGGCCGGGGGGTTCCCGGTGCTGTCCTCGACCGGGCAATTCCTGATCAAGGATGTCGCACTCCTCGGCATCTCCGCCTGGACCTTGGTCGATGCACTCACGCGACGCTGA